The following are encoded in a window of Geobacter metallireducens GS-15 genomic DNA:
- the mnmG gene encoding tRNA uridine-5-carboxymethylaminomethyl(34) synthesis enzyme MnmG: protein MEFIDYDKQYDVIVVGAGHAGCEAALAAARMGCETLLLTINLDAIALMSCNPAIGGSAKGHLVKEIDALGGEMGKNIDATGIQFRILNTRKGPAVRASRAQADKQLYRLRMKHVMEQQERLSLKQAEVTGIVVEDGEVRGVDTKVGVRYLGATVILTTGTFMRGLIHVGLTNYPGGRAGDLPSVGLSDQLRELGFAVGRLKTGTPARLDGRTIDFTRLEPQHGDDPPVPFSFSTERIDQPQVPCYIAYTNPRSHEIIRSGLDRSPLYAGVIEGIGPRYCPSIEDKVVRFPEKDRHQTFLEPEGRDTVEYYPSGLSTSLPIDIQWAFYRSIEGLERVEIMRPAYAIEYDYVDPIQLHASLETKLVRNLYHAGQINGTSGYEEAAGQGLMAGINAALRVRDKEPLILGRSEAYIGVMIDDLVTLGTREPYRMFTSRAEYRLLLREDNADLRLRERGHAVGLVPEGAYQRFLEKRERIGAELARLKGTKLLPSEADPDFLAAFSLTALQNALTYEQLLRRPDITYEELCRIDPRAAEVPPVVREQVEIQIKYQGYIERQLDQVERARKLEGTRVPAGFDYGALPGLSAEVREKLAKFRPDTLGQASRIQGVTPAAVGILSLALKARG from the coding sequence ATGGAATTCATCGACTACGATAAACAGTACGACGTCATCGTGGTGGGGGCGGGCCATGCCGGCTGCGAGGCGGCCCTGGCCGCTGCCCGCATGGGGTGCGAGACGCTGCTTCTCACCATTAATCTGGACGCCATTGCCCTCATGTCGTGCAACCCTGCCATCGGCGGGTCGGCCAAGGGGCATCTGGTGAAGGAGATCGATGCCCTCGGCGGCGAGATGGGAAAGAATATCGACGCCACCGGCATCCAGTTCCGCATCCTCAATACCCGCAAGGGGCCGGCGGTCCGGGCCTCCCGGGCCCAGGCCGACAAGCAGCTCTACCGTCTCCGGATGAAACACGTCATGGAGCAGCAGGAACGCCTCTCCCTCAAGCAGGCCGAGGTGACCGGCATTGTGGTTGAGGATGGCGAGGTACGCGGTGTCGATACGAAGGTCGGGGTCCGCTACCTCGGCGCCACCGTCATCCTCACCACCGGCACCTTCATGCGGGGGCTCATCCATGTGGGGCTCACCAACTACCCCGGGGGGAGGGCGGGGGATCTACCGTCCGTGGGGCTGTCGGACCAGCTCCGGGAGCTGGGCTTTGCCGTGGGCCGTCTCAAGACGGGCACCCCGGCCCGGCTCGACGGCCGCACCATTGATTTCACCCGCCTGGAGCCCCAGCACGGGGATGACCCGCCAGTACCGTTCTCTTTCTCCACGGAGCGGATCGACCAGCCCCAGGTGCCGTGCTACATCGCCTACACCAACCCCCGCTCCCACGAGATCATCCGCTCGGGGCTCGACCGCTCGCCCCTCTATGCCGGCGTGATCGAAGGAATCGGTCCCCGCTATTGCCCCTCCATCGAGGACAAGGTGGTCCGCTTCCCCGAGAAGGACCGTCACCAGACCTTTCTGGAGCCCGAGGGGCGGGACACGGTGGAGTACTATCCCTCGGGGCTCTCCACCTCGCTCCCCATCGATATCCAGTGGGCCTTCTACCGGAGCATCGAGGGGCTGGAGCGGGTGGAGATCATGCGGCCCGCCTATGCCATCGAGTACGATTACGTGGACCCGATCCAGCTCCACGCCTCCCTGGAGACCAAGCTTGTCCGTAACCTCTACCACGCCGGCCAGATTAACGGCACCTCCGGCTACGAAGAGGCGGCGGGGCAGGGGCTCATGGCGGGGATCAACGCCGCCCTGCGGGTGCGGGACAAAGAACCGCTGATTCTGGGCCGGAGCGAGGCTTATATCGGCGTCATGATCGACGACCTTGTTACCCTCGGCACCCGGGAACCCTACCGGATGTTCACCTCACGGGCCGAGTACCGGCTCCTCCTGCGGGAGGACAACGCGGACCTGCGGCTCCGGGAGCGGGGCCACGCCGTGGGGCTCGTGCCGGAAGGAGCGTACCAACGGTTCCTGGAGAAACGGGAGCGGATCGGTGCCGAGCTTGCTCGGCTCAAGGGAACGAAACTCCTCCCCTCCGAAGCGGATCCGGATTTCCTGGCCGCGTTCTCCCTGACAGCTCTCCAGAATGCCCTCACCTATGAGCAGCTCCTGCGGCGTCCCGATATAACCTACGAGGAATTATGCCGCATCGATCCCCGGGCGGCGGAGGTGCCGCCGGTGGTTCGGGAGCAGGTGGAGATCCAGATCAAGTACCAGGGGTACATCGAGCGGCAGCTGGACCAGGTGGAGCGGGCCCGGAAGCTGGAAGGGACCCGTGTTCCCGCCGGCTTCGACTACGGGGCCCTCCCCGGCCTCTCGGCCGAGGTGCGGGAGAAGCTGGCCAAATTCCGTCCCGACACCCTGGGGCAGGCCTCCCGCATCCAGGGGGTAACCCCGGCGGCGGTGGGGATTCTGTCCCTTGCCCTCAAGGCCCGGGGGTAG
- the mnmE gene encoding tRNA uridine-5-carboxymethylaminomethyl(34) synthesis GTPase MnmE: MYLEDTIAAIGTPVGEGGIGIIRVSGPDVPAIARRIVRRVNENGDFVSHRFYYGTVVDPESRDTVDEVMAVLMRAPRSFTREDVLEIQCHGGYLVTRRVLDAVLQCGARPAEPGEFTRRAFLNGRIDLVQAEAVIDVIRSKTEAALNLAQHQREGRLSERLKAVQGCLRHSLALVEAFIDFPDDEVDPASRVEIEAKAREASGRIEELLEGFDEGRVLRDGVSVLIAGKPNVGKSSLLNTLLQEKRAIVTSVPGTTRDIIEEVVNVRGLPLRMLDTAGIRETEDVVEQEGVRLTLEKIPQADLILFVLDGSRPFDDDDRMILAALAERRVIVVTNKSDLPVTLRIPGELEGVHTVAISTATGAGIDDLREAVFETFIHGRAIDSREYVALSQTRHRDALVKARGRIAVFFANLAAGNDLEILAVDLRDALDAVGEVTGETTPDDILELIFQRFCIGK; the protein is encoded by the coding sequence ATGTACCTGGAAGATACCATAGCGGCCATCGGCACGCCGGTGGGGGAGGGGGGGATCGGCATCATCCGCGTGAGCGGTCCCGATGTCCCCGCCATTGCCCGGCGGATCGTCCGGCGGGTTAACGAGAACGGTGACTTCGTGAGTCACCGTTTTTATTATGGCACCGTAGTGGATCCCGAGTCGCGGGACACCGTTGACGAGGTTATGGCGGTGCTGATGCGGGCACCCCGTTCCTTCACCCGGGAGGATGTCCTTGAGATCCAGTGCCACGGGGGATACCTGGTCACCCGCCGGGTCCTGGACGCGGTGCTCCAGTGCGGCGCCCGTCCGGCCGAGCCGGGGGAGTTTACCCGCCGGGCGTTCCTGAACGGCCGCATTGATCTCGTTCAGGCCGAGGCGGTCATCGACGTGATCCGCTCCAAGACCGAGGCGGCTCTCAATCTGGCCCAGCACCAGCGGGAGGGGCGCCTCTCCGAGCGGCTCAAGGCCGTGCAGGGTTGCCTGCGACATAGTCTTGCCCTTGTTGAGGCGTTCATCGATTTCCCCGATGACGAGGTGGATCCCGCCTCCCGGGTGGAGATCGAGGCAAAGGCCCGGGAGGCCTCGGGCCGAATTGAAGAACTCCTGGAGGGTTTCGACGAGGGGAGGGTGCTCCGGGACGGGGTGTCGGTCCTCATTGCCGGGAAGCCCAACGTGGGGAAGTCGAGTCTCCTTAATACGCTCCTCCAGGAGAAGCGCGCCATCGTCACGTCGGTCCCCGGCACCACCCGGGACATCATTGAGGAGGTGGTTAACGTCCGGGGCCTGCCGCTCCGGATGCTGGACACCGCCGGCATTCGGGAGACTGAGGATGTCGTCGAGCAGGAGGGGGTCCGTCTCACCCTGGAGAAGATACCCCAGGCTGACCTGATCCTTTTCGTCCTCGACGGTTCCCGTCCCTTTGACGACGACGACCGGATGATTCTTGCCGCCCTGGCGGAACGGCGCGTAATTGTCGTCACGAACAAGAGCGATCTTCCGGTCACCCTTCGTATTCCCGGCGAGCTGGAGGGTGTGCACACCGTTGCTATTTCCACTGCCACCGGGGCCGGCATCGACGACCTGCGGGAGGCCGTTTTCGAAACCTTCATTCACGGTCGAGCCATTGACAGCCGGGAGTATGTGGCCCTCTCGCAGACACGGCACCGGGATGCCCTGGTAAAGGCTCGGGGAAGAATCGCCGTATTCTTCGCCAATCTGGCGGCGGGCAACGATCTGGAAATTCTGGCCGTGGACCTCAGGGACGCCCTTGATGCCGTTGGGGAGGTTACCGGCGAAACGACCCCCGATGATATTCTTGAGCTTATCTTCCAGCGGTTCTGCATCGGGAAGTAG